From Streptomyces sp. NBC_00370, a single genomic window includes:
- a CDS encoding PAS domain-containing protein, which produces MEIAALADSAPVTTGELVPDRAGGADARQFDQLGLCMASLDPALTIQQANQEFFRQFGDSSADLCGRSFRDLVHPSVQQPLMRQFSRLIEGKRQRFASHVVALGSEDSAFAGTLTAAAVTGETPDVAAILVLMRSTRGADDAGVLTSRKKILTEIDARILEGIAAGLSTIPLASRLYLSRQGVEYHVTGLLRKLRVPNRAALVSRAYSMGVLNVGTWPPKVVEDFIK; this is translated from the coding sequence GTGGAGATTGCTGCACTCGCAGATTCTGCGCCGGTCACAACCGGCGAACTCGTACCTGACCGGGCCGGGGGCGCTGACGCCCGGCAGTTCGACCAGCTCGGACTGTGTATGGCCTCGCTCGACCCCGCCCTCACCATCCAGCAGGCGAACCAGGAGTTCTTCCGCCAGTTCGGCGACTCCTCGGCCGACCTCTGTGGACGCAGCTTCCGCGACCTGGTGCACCCCAGTGTCCAGCAGCCGCTGATGCGCCAGTTCTCCCGGCTGATCGAAGGCAAGCGGCAGCGCTTCGCCTCGCATGTGGTGGCTCTCGGGTCGGAGGACTCCGCATTCGCAGGTACGCTCACCGCCGCCGCCGTGACCGGGGAGACCCCCGACGTGGCGGCGATCCTGGTGCTCATGCGGTCGACCAGGGGCGCGGACGACGCAGGCGTCCTGACCAGCAGGAAGAAGATACTCACCGAGATCGACGCACGCATCCTCGAAGGTATCGCCGCAGGTCTGTCCACGATCCCGCTGGCCTCGCGGCTCTATCTGAGCCGGCAGGGAGTCGAGTACCACGTCACAGGACTGCTCAGGAAGCTCAGGGTCCCCAACCGCGCCGCCCTGGTCTCCCGCGCCTACTCCATGGGTGTTCTCAACGTCGGTACCTGGCCGCCCAAAGTCGTTGAAGACTTCATCAAGTGA
- a CDS encoding DUF4832 domain-containing protein, with protein MRTFAPRRGRGLLAALCSAALALTLAALPASAHAVSAPAGGQSAVSAQGVPARPAPGPSPDPALPVHALASGDAPLDNPLKGFARFYQPGGDQNTGYPHSLTWGYFGLSEVMDNASNCGDYNWDALDDTLDAIAAAGNQAAIRLYMEYPGGTGSHPANAIPPCFAGHVDNRDNAYWGTTSPDYNSAYLLTALKNFIAAFGQRYDGDPRLGYIHLGLIGLWGEWHTWPYDTDTSGDSYPDYMPTDAHAAEIVNAYNSAFTHTKIEMRYADSAGGAADSLPALGYHDDSFCYREGDPAKGVTLPESMGGADYSQLQKAVEHGVENRWITASMGGEVRPEIQSTAFNSWPGGSGAVDNMKACVELEHTTWKINEGSSNYSPADPNVAAAVRLMGYNLAVKNAYFHDSAQGATTVGVQIANTGVAPFYYPWTVSLGLKDAAGNVVKTWNTSWDLRKVMPTKIRAFPDWGVGSDPTYLDFGYPQYFDTSVDLSGVSAGGYQLVMKVKNPLEDVSSNAKKLRFANAAQNSDGWLGLGAMTVGSGQSNGPAGYEAEASGNTLQGGAVTSACGGCSGGSKVGYIGNGATLTFNHVDGGSGGARTVTLHYATQTARTATVRANGGATHTVSFSPTADWSTTGTATVTLDLLAGTNNSITVANPADWAPDIDKITVS; from the coding sequence ATGCGCACGTTCGCGCCCAGACGCGGCAGAGGGCTGCTCGCCGCTCTCTGTTCCGCAGCCCTCGCCCTCACGCTGGCGGCGCTCCCCGCGAGCGCCCATGCCGTATCCGCCCCGGCCGGCGGGCAGTCGGCCGTATCGGCACAGGGCGTCCCGGCCCGCCCGGCGCCGGGACCGAGCCCGGACCCGGCGCTGCCTGTCCACGCACTCGCCTCGGGTGACGCCCCGTTGGACAACCCGCTCAAGGGATTCGCCCGCTTCTACCAGCCGGGCGGCGACCAGAACACGGGCTACCCGCACTCACTGACCTGGGGCTACTTCGGCCTCTCCGAGGTCATGGACAACGCGTCCAACTGCGGGGACTACAACTGGGACGCGCTGGACGACACGCTGGACGCCATCGCCGCCGCCGGGAACCAGGCCGCGATCCGGCTCTACATGGAGTACCCGGGCGGTACCGGCAGCCACCCCGCCAACGCCATCCCGCCGTGCTTCGCCGGACACGTCGACAACCGCGACAACGCCTACTGGGGCACCACCAGCCCCGACTACAACAGCGCGTACCTGCTCACCGCGCTCAAGAACTTCATCGCCGCCTTCGGCCAGCGCTACGACGGCGACCCCCGGCTGGGCTACATCCATCTGGGTCTGATCGGCCTGTGGGGCGAATGGCACACCTGGCCCTACGACACCGACACCAGCGGTGACTCCTACCCCGACTACATGCCGACGGACGCCCACGCCGCCGAGATCGTCAACGCGTACAACAGTGCCTTCACCCACACCAAGATCGAGATGCGCTACGCCGACTCGGCCGGCGGTGCGGCCGACAGCCTGCCGGCCCTCGGCTACCACGACGACTCCTTCTGCTACCGGGAGGGCGACCCGGCGAAGGGCGTCACGCTCCCGGAGTCCATGGGCGGGGCGGACTACTCGCAGCTGCAGAAGGCCGTCGAGCACGGGGTGGAGAACCGCTGGATCACCGCTTCGATGGGCGGTGAGGTCCGCCCCGAGATCCAGTCCACCGCCTTCAACAGCTGGCCCGGCGGCTCAGGGGCCGTGGACAACATGAAGGCGTGCGTCGAACTGGAGCACACCACCTGGAAGATCAACGAGGGCAGTTCGAACTACTCCCCCGCCGACCCCAACGTGGCGGCAGCCGTCCGGCTGATGGGGTACAACCTCGCCGTCAAGAACGCCTACTTCCACGACAGCGCGCAGGGCGCCACCACCGTGGGGGTGCAGATCGCCAACACCGGCGTCGCCCCCTTCTACTACCCCTGGACCGTGAGCCTCGGCCTCAAGGACGCGGCCGGCAACGTCGTCAAGACCTGGAACACCTCCTGGGACCTGCGCAAGGTCATGCCCACCAAGATCCGCGCCTTCCCCGACTGGGGCGTGGGCTCCGACCCCACCTACCTCGACTTCGGCTACCCGCAGTACTTCGACACGTCGGTCGACCTCTCCGGGGTGAGCGCCGGCGGCTACCAACTGGTGATGAAGGTCAAGAACCCTCTGGAGGACGTGAGTTCGAACGCCAAGAAGCTGCGCTTCGCCAACGCCGCGCAGAACAGCGACGGGTGGCTCGGCCTCGGCGCGATGACCGTCGGCTCCGGCCAGAGCAACGGCCCGGCGGGCTACGAGGCCGAGGCGAGCGGCAACACGCTCCAGGGCGGCGCCGTGACGAGCGCCTGCGGCGGGTGCTCCGGCGGCAGCAAGGTCGGATACATCGGCAACGGCGCGACGCTGACCTTCAACCACGTCGACGGCGGGAGCGGTGGTGCGCGCACCGTCACGCTCCACTACGCCACACAGACCGCGCGCACCGCGACCGTGCGGGCCAACGGCGGCGCGACCCACACGGTCAGCTTCAGCCCGACCGCCGACTGGTCCACCACCGGGACAGCCACGGTGACGCTGGACCTGCTCGCCGGGACGAACAACAGCATCACCGTCGCGAACCCGGCGGACTGGGCTCCTGACATCGACAAGATCACCGTGTCCTGA
- a CDS encoding carbohydrate ABC transporter permease, translating to MGADLAVAPRRQRADIRKGRRAGPARPRKFRDDRKAAWLFLAPALAGFALFYAYPTVRGVYYSLTDHSLLGAANFTGVDNYRQLIGDEQFWNALKVTGYYVALNIVSQTVLALGLATLMHRLTRSVALRAMLLVPWLVPNVSVGLLWMWMLDANLGFVNHILNALGVGSTGFLTSPTWAMPTVAGINTWAYTGYTALLLYAGMLQIPQHLYESATLDGAGEWRMFTRITLPLMRPVLALVLVVSLIGSFQIFDTIAVTTKGGPVSSTRVIYFYIYEQAFTNFHMGYASAIAVVLALLLGVLTAVQMRVLRASRSYLA from the coding sequence ATGGGCGCTGACTTGGCAGTTGCGCCGCGGCGCCAACGCGCCGACATCCGCAAGGGCAGGAGGGCGGGCCCCGCGCGGCCGCGTAAGTTCCGCGACGACCGCAAGGCGGCCTGGCTGTTCCTGGCTCCGGCCCTGGCTGGTTTCGCTCTGTTCTACGCGTATCCGACCGTCCGCGGTGTCTACTACTCGCTCACCGACCACAGCCTGCTGGGCGCCGCGAACTTCACCGGCGTCGACAACTACCGGCAGCTCATCGGCGACGAGCAGTTCTGGAACGCGCTCAAGGTCACCGGCTACTACGTCGCACTGAACATCGTCTCGCAGACCGTCCTGGCGCTGGGCCTGGCGACCCTGATGCACCGGCTGACCCGGTCGGTCGCACTGCGCGCCATGCTGCTGGTGCCCTGGCTCGTGCCGAACGTCTCCGTCGGTCTGCTCTGGATGTGGATGCTCGACGCCAACCTCGGCTTCGTCAACCACATCCTGAACGCGCTCGGCGTGGGCAGCACCGGCTTCCTCACCTCACCGACGTGGGCGATGCCCACCGTCGCCGGCATCAACACCTGGGCCTACACCGGTTACACCGCCCTGCTCCTGTACGCGGGCATGCTGCAGATCCCCCAACACCTCTACGAGAGCGCCACCTTGGACGGTGCGGGGGAGTGGCGCATGTTCACCCGCATCACGCTGCCGCTGATGCGCCCCGTGCTGGCCCTGGTGCTGGTGGTCTCCCTGATCGGCTCGTTCCAGATCTTCGACACGATCGCCGTGACCACCAAGGGCGGGCCGGTCAGCTCCACCCGGGTCATCTACTTCTACATCTACGAACAGGCCTTCACCAACTTCCACATGGGCTACGCCTCCGCCATCGCCGTGGTCCTCGCGCTGCTGCTCGGCGTACTGACCGCCGTGCAGATGCGTGTGCTGCGCGCTTCCCGCTCGTACCTGGCCTGA